The Triticum aestivum cultivar Chinese Spring chromosome 6D, IWGSC CS RefSeq v2.1, whole genome shotgun sequence genomic sequence caaaaaaagaagaagatccaTCACTGATATGATTCCTGTCCCTCCAATGCTAGGGCTCCTCAACTCACAACGACAGTTCACAAGAGTATAGTTGACAAATTTGATGCCTTCACTCATACGCCAAATGTGTACAAACCTCTACTAATTCAATACTTGTTCCCTCGCAAAAAAGAACCTGTTGATCAGTTGACAGGTACTACAATCAGTTTAAGGACAACATGCTATTGGAGCAATGCCCCATATTTTCTTGCCAAGGACATAATGGAGGCGTCATGCGTTCTTACAAGGAAACGAGCCACCAAGAAAATTGGAGGCAACGTGCATTTTCTTTTTGGCGTCCGTTCAAGGAACGAGACAACAACAATTTTGAAAGAAGAATGTAGATAACCTAAGCAGCACCCGAGTCTCGTTGCCGGCCTCTGGCAATAATGCAGTGCTAGAATATGTCGCAGTTTATCTCGTGGAAACATTAACAAATTGCGATCCCGCCAATTGTTTGGAGCGGCAGCTACTCCCTCCGCGTGCTGCCACGGTGGCCGGCGCTGCCTACTTTTATTCATGCTCCCCGTCCCTGCTGCCACCGCACCACTGACCGCGTACACCTCTTGCAGCGACAATGGAGCTCCTCAGACCATTCGCTGCCCTGTGCGTCCTGCTTGGCTTCTTCGTCgccgcggcggcgatggcggccccGGAGGTGGTGAGCGAGACGGCGGAGGCCCAGTCCTCCTACATCGTGCACGTCGCGGCCGCGCACGCGCCACGGCTGCCGCGCCGCGGCCTGCTGGCCACGCGGGCGTATGGTGCGTTCTTGCGCGATCAACTCCCCGTCGAGCTGTCCAGCCCGGCGCCTAGGGTGCTCTACTCCTACGCGCACGCCGCCACGGGCTTCGCGGCGCAGCTCACGGGCCGCCAGGCCGCGCAGCTCGCCTCCTCGGGCTCCGTGCTCGCCGTCGTGCCCGACGTGATGCAGCAGCTGCACACCACCCTCACGCCATCCTTCCTCGGCCTCTCGCCGTCCTACGGGCTGCTCAAGGTGTCCAACGGCGCCACAGACGTCATCATCGGGGTGATCGACACCGGCGTCTACCCGGAAGGCCGCAAATCCTTCGCCGCCGacccctcgctgccgccgccgcccagcaAGTTCCGCGGTGCGTGCGTCTCGGGTCCGTCGTTCAACGCCTCCGCGCTCTGCAACAACAAACTCGTCGGCGCCAAGTTCTTCCACAAGGGGCTGGAGGCCGCACGCGGTCGTGCCCTCGGCGAGGACTCGTTGTCGCCGCTCGACACCAACGGCCATGGCACCCacacctcctccaccgccggcgGCTCACCTGCCGCGGACGCCGGCTTCTTCGACTACGCCAGAGGAAAAGCCGTCGGCATGGCCCCGGGCGCGCGCATTGCCGTCTACAAAGCGTGCTGGGAGGAAGGGTGCGCGAGCTCTGACATCCTCGCCGCATTTGACGAGGCCATCACAGACCGTGTCGACGTTATCTCCGTCTCGCTCGGCGACACCGGCCTGGCCGACAACTTTTACAGCGATACAACTGCGGTGGGCGCGTTCCGCGCCGTCAGCAAGGGCATCGTCGTCTCCGCCTCCGCGGGGAACTCTGGGCCCGGGGACTCCACCGCCGTGAACATCGCGCCGTGGATCTTGACGGTCGGCGCGTCCACGCTCAACCGCCGATTCCCGGGCGACGTCGTTCTCGGCAACGGCGAGACCTTCACGGGCACTACTCTATAcgctggcgagccactcgtcgcgacCAACTTACCAGTGGTCTACGGAGGGGACGTGGGCTCCAAAGTGTGCGAAGAGGGGAAGCTGAAACCCGCCAAGGTAGCCGGGAAGATTGTTTTCTGCGAACTGGGTGTAACTGCCCAAGCAGCGAAAGGACAAGCCGTCAAGCTCGCAGGTGGCGCCGGAGCAATCCTTACCGGCGCCAAAGAAGACGGCGAGCAGGTCATCACCAGCCCCCATGTCCACCCCGCCACGGACGTCCCATTCGCTGCCGCCGAGAAGATCAAGAAGTACATACGCACGCAAACTTCCCCTACCGCGACGATCGTCTTCCGCGGCACCGTGGTCGGCTCGACGCCTCCTTCCCCTAGAATGGCGTCCTTCTCGAGCCGCGGGCCGAACTTCCGCGCGCCGGAGATCCTCAAGCCAGACGTGACCGCGCCTGGCGTGGACATCCTCGCCGCTTGGACGGGCGCCAACTCGCCCTCGGAGCTTGACTTTGACACGAGGCGAGTGAAGTACAACATCATATCCGGCACGTCCATGTCATGCCCGCATGTGAGCGGCATCGTGGCGCTGCTCCGGCAGGCGAGGCCAGAGTGGAGTCCCGCCACGATCAAGTCCGCCCTGATGACCACCGCAAGCAACATGGACAGCGCCGGCGGCGTGATCGGTGACATGTCCACCGGAGAGGCGTCCACGCCGTTCACGCGCGGGGCCGGACACATCGACCCCAACAGCGCCGTCGACCCGGGCCTTGTGTACGACGCCGGCACGGAGGACTACATCACCTTCCTGTGCGCGCTCGGCTACACCGCCAAGCAGATCGCCGTGTTCGGCTCGTCCTCCAGCTGCTCGACGCGCGCGGGCTCCTCCGTGGGCGACCACAACTACCCGGCCTTCTCCGTGGTGTTCACCTCGAACAAAAAAAAGGCGGTTGTCACACAGCGCCGCGTCGTGCGCAACGTCGGCAGCGACGCCACGACTACGTACCGGGCCAAGATTACCGCCCCGGACGGCGTGCTCGTCACGGTGAGCCCCGAGACGTTGCGGTTCAGTGCGACGCAGAAGACGCAGGGGTATGTGGTCACCTTCGCGCGGGAAATCGGCGGGAGCGTCACGGAGAAGTACACGTTTGGGTCGATTGAGTGGAGCGACGGCGAGCACACGGTCACGAGCCCCATCGCCGTCACTTGGCCGACGAACCAGGTTGAGGAGATGTGAATGCGATCAGTGTAATGTGAGAGTTTATGTCATTTGTTGTAAGTTTCAGTTCGTGTGGTGGGATCAGTGAATCAAGACGTCTAATATTTGGTTTCAAAGAGAAGTCTCATGTACAACTACCTAACTGTTAAATGTATAAAATCGAGCACCCGCAAAAAAAGTATAAATAAAATCAAGAAAATTAACTAAAGGGGAATAAGGTCATTCCAAGAAAATGAACTAAGACCATCATTTTCTTTtacaaagggtgaattttattggctcaaaatgaggcatcaagaggatacaaatatAATGAGCACACACCCGCACAGGTAGAATGCCCACAGCCAACataacacgcacacacacaaaaacacgccaGCAAATAGCAAAATCATATAAGACCAAAACTATGGGTAGACGAGAAAAAAAACGATCAAACCCGCGATCAGCAAATTACAACAACGACCATACTCACACCAACCATCCCATTACGCCACATGGACAACGAGTTCTTCAATATCAACGACTTGAGGAAGCGAGCAACGCCCAAGCCTCGATGTCACTGGATCCAACCACCCAAGGCcaaaatctaggttttcaccctggagcGTTGTCCCTAGTCACTGCGTGCGGACGGATGTGAccgtcgccgccccagccggcCATCGCTGCCCCAACTTCTCCCAGCCGCCTTTGGTAGGTGGGCCCGCCGCCACCGTGATTGAGGCCAGTGGTAGCGGCGGCGAGAGAGTGtcgtcgcgggggggggggggggtgcccacTATATGGCCATCAATTAACTTCTCAAATTCGCAGACGGAGATGGCCCACCATGTGGAACCTCTCTGGGTTGTCACGTTTAGATCGGATCTCCGCATGAAGGCCAAGCTCCCGTTTCACGACGGCGT encodes the following:
- the LOC123145759 gene encoding subtilisin-like protease SBT1.4, with product MELLRPFAALCVLLGFFVAAAAMAAPEVVSETAEAQSSYIVHVAAAHAPRLPRRGLLATRAYGAFLRDQLPVELSSPAPRVLYSYAHAATGFAAQLTGRQAAQLASSGSVLAVVPDVMQQLHTTLTPSFLGLSPSYGLLKVSNGATDVIIGVIDTGVYPEGRKSFAADPSLPPPPSKFRGACVSGPSFNASALCNNKLVGAKFFHKGLEAARGRALGEDSLSPLDTNGHGTHTSSTAGGSPAADAGFFDYARGKAVGMAPGARIAVYKACWEEGCASSDILAAFDEAITDRVDVISVSLGDTGLADNFYSDTTAVGAFRAVSKGIVVSASAGNSGPGDSTAVNIAPWILTVGASTLNRRFPGDVVLGNGETFTGTTLYAGEPLVATNLPVVYGGDVGSKVCEEGKLKPAKVAGKIVFCELGVTAQAAKGQAVKLAGGAGAILTGAKEDGEQVITSPHVHPATDVPFAAAEKIKKYIRTQTSPTATIVFRGTVVGSTPPSPRMASFSSRGPNFRAPEILKPDVTAPGVDILAAWTGANSPSELDFDTRRVKYNIISGTSMSCPHVSGIVALLRQARPEWSPATIKSALMTTASNMDSAGGVIGDMSTGEASTPFTRGAGHIDPNSAVDPGLVYDAGTEDYITFLCALGYTAKQIAVFGSSSSCSTRAGSSVGDHNYPAFSVVFTSNKKKAVVTQRRVVRNVGSDATTTYRAKITAPDGVLVTVSPETLRFSATQKTQGYVVTFAREIGGSVTEKYTFGSIEWSDGEHTVTSPIAVTWPTNQVEEM